Proteins co-encoded in one Nitratireductor kimnyeongensis genomic window:
- the pgl gene encoding 6-phosphogluconolactonase yields the protein MVDCKWHEFASPEALAKDLSASVAERLSAAVKERGRAAIAVSGGRTPALFFDHLSRCDIPWNKITVILVDERFVPADSPRSNARLVAQHLLQNRAARAAFVGLYQPADSITDAAGKAAGVIAGIPAPLDVVVLGMGNDRHTASFFPDATTIETLLKPAEGPDVLPVSSESAGEPRLTLSMSRIAGARFLALHIEGDDKRKALEGALTMQPGPTAPITAVLAGAKHPARIFWAPASQI from the coding sequence ATGGTGGACTGCAAATGGCATGAATTCGCTTCGCCAGAGGCTCTGGCGAAGGATCTGTCGGCAAGCGTCGCGGAAAGGCTCTCCGCTGCCGTCAAGGAGCGGGGTCGCGCAGCAATTGCCGTCTCCGGCGGCCGCACGCCTGCCCTGTTCTTCGATCATCTGTCACGATGCGACATCCCGTGGAACAAGATCACCGTCATCCTCGTGGACGAGCGTTTCGTTCCGGCGGATTCGCCGCGCTCCAATGCCCGGCTGGTCGCTCAGCACCTGTTGCAAAACAGGGCCGCCCGCGCCGCCTTTGTCGGCCTTTACCAGCCAGCAGACAGTATAACCGACGCGGCAGGGAAAGCGGCAGGCGTGATCGCAGGAATTCCGGCACCGCTGGATGTCGTGGTGCTCGGCATGGGCAACGACCGGCACACCGCATCTTTTTTCCCCGACGCCACAACCATCGAGACGCTGCTCAAACCGGCGGAAGGGCCGGACGTGCTTCCCGTCTCCTCCGAGAGTGCCGGAGAGCCCCGCCTCACACTCTCCATGAGCCGCATTGCCGGCGCGCGTTTTCTCGCTCTCCACATCGAGGGCGACGACAAGCGCAAGGCGCTTGAAGGAGCGCTGACGATGCAGCCCGGCCCGACCGCGCCCATCACCGCGGTGCTCGCCGGGGCAAAACACCCTGCCCGAATTTTTTGGGCGCCCGCCAGCCAGATCTGA
- the zwf gene encoding glucose-6-phosphate dehydrogenase, with protein sequence MTSQTIPVDPFDLVVFGATGDLSERKLLPALYQRQRAGQFTDPTRIIGSSRTKLSDEEFRTFAEKAIREHVAKDDIEPKELKHFLARLSYVPADAKSGEGFADLKTEVGDSKSVRAFYMAVAPSLFDDIVGQVDKHGLSTDTARVIVEKPIGRSLASAHELNDAIARVFDEQNVFRIDHYLGKETVQNLMALRFANALYEPLWNSAHIDHVQITVAESVGLEGRAGYYDKAGALRDMVQNHILQLLCLVAMEAPASMDADTVRDEKLKVLRALKPITAASAEKATVRGQYRAGASNGGAVKGYTDELESGESNTETFVAIKAEIENWRWAGVPFYLRTGKRLATRVSEIVIEFKPIPHSIFEDGAGKVFANQLVIRLQPDEGVKQWIMIKDPGPGGMRLRHVPLDMSFAESFSVRNPDAYERLIMDVIRGNQTLFMRRDEVEAAWRWIDPIIAAWEDNEQQAQGYTAGTWGPSSSIALIERDGRTWHESI encoded by the coding sequence ATGACCAGCCAGACAATTCCGGTCGATCCATTCGATCTCGTGGTGTTCGGCGCCACGGGCGACCTCTCCGAACGCAAGCTGTTGCCGGCGCTCTATCAGCGCCAGCGGGCGGGACAGTTCACCGATCCGACCCGTATTATCGGTTCCTCACGCACCAAGCTCTCCGATGAAGAGTTTCGCACCTTTGCCGAAAAGGCGATCCGCGAGCATGTCGCAAAGGACGATATCGAGCCGAAGGAACTGAAGCATTTTCTGGCTCGTCTTTCCTATGTGCCGGCGGATGCGAAATCGGGAGAAGGCTTTGCCGACCTCAAAACCGAAGTCGGTGACAGCAAGAGCGTACGCGCCTTCTACATGGCCGTCGCCCCCAGCCTTTTCGACGACATTGTCGGGCAGGTGGACAAACATGGCCTGTCGACGGACACGGCCCGGGTGATCGTGGAAAAGCCGATCGGCCGTTCACTCGCCTCCGCGCACGAATTGAACGACGCCATCGCCCGCGTTTTCGATGAGCAGAACGTTTTCCGCATCGACCACTATCTGGGTAAGGAGACGGTGCAGAACCTGATGGCGCTGCGCTTTGCCAATGCGCTTTACGAACCGCTCTGGAACTCCGCCCATATCGACCATGTGCAGATCACGGTGGCCGAATCCGTCGGGCTGGAAGGCCGTGCCGGCTATTACGACAAGGCCGGCGCGCTGCGCGACATGGTGCAGAACCACATCCTACAGCTTCTCTGCCTCGTTGCGATGGAAGCGCCCGCCTCGATGGACGCCGACACAGTGCGTGACGAGAAGCTGAAAGTGTTGCGCGCACTGAAGCCCATCACCGCTGCGAGTGCCGAAAAGGCGACGGTGCGCGGCCAGTATCGCGCCGGAGCTTCCAACGGCGGCGCGGTGAAGGGTTATACGGACGAGCTTGAAAGCGGCGAGAGCAACACCGAAACCTTCGTCGCCATCAAGGCCGAGATCGAGAACTGGCGCTGGGCCGGAGTCCCCTTCTATCTGCGCACCGGCAAGCGGCTTGCAACCCGCGTCTCTGAGATCGTTATTGAGTTCAAGCCGATCCCGCATTCCATCTTCGAGGATGGTGCCGGCAAGGTCTTTGCCAATCAGCTCGTCATCCGCCTGCAGCCCGATGAAGGCGTGAAGCAATGGATCATGATCAAGGACCCCGGCCCCGGCGGCATGCGCCTGCGCCATGTACCGCTCGACATGAGCTTTGCCGAATCCTTCAGCGTGCGCAATCCGGATGCCTATGAGCGGCTCATCATGGATGTGATCCGTGGCAACCAGACCCTGTTCATGCGCCGCGACGAGGTGGAAGCGGCATGGCGCTGGATCGACCCGATCATTGCCGCCTGGGAAGACAATGAACAGCAGGCGCAAGGCTATACGGCGGGCACATGGGGACCGTCTTCCTCCATCGCGCTCATCGAGCGCGACGGCCGCACCTGGCATGAGAGCATCTGA
- a CDS encoding aldehyde dehydrogenase family protein, whose amino-acid sequence MGTHFSRSVAEGRAFMQFIDGRSVDSLSGERIDVRCPSDGKVFASIPASNEADVDLAVKSARKAFDEGPWSRMPAVERGRCLTRLFHLVEKHGEELAALESRDTGKPIRQGKADVTATMRYYEFYGGAADKIHGDTIPFLDGYTALTLREPHGVVVGITPWNYPMQILARVVGAALAMGNTLVVKPAEDASLTTIRIAELAHEAGIPEGVFNVITGYGRSAGAALSAHPLVDYVTFTGSPMTGTAIQQAAAVNNRGVTMELGGKSPQIVFADADIEAALPVLVNAIIQNGGQTCSAGSRVLIEKPIYDKVASALAERFSKLVAGPHDADLDIGPLVNPAQRDKVSGFIAAAMEAGIPLLAEGMVHPDAPEGGYYQAPALFGAVDPKAALAQEEVFGPVLSLFPFEDEADAIRLANDTEFGLVAGVWTRDGARQHRVAKRVRAGQVFVNGYGAGGGIELPFGGFKKSGHGREKGFEALFDMSATKTIVFNHG is encoded by the coding sequence ATGGGAACCCATTTTTCGCGCAGCGTGGCTGAGGGCCGCGCTTTCATGCAGTTCATCGACGGACGGTCCGTCGATTCGCTCTCGGGCGAACGGATAGACGTTCGCTGCCCGTCCGACGGCAAGGTTTTCGCGTCCATCCCCGCATCGAATGAGGCGGATGTCGATCTGGCGGTGAAATCCGCCCGCAAGGCGTTTGACGAGGGGCCTTGGAGCCGCATGCCGGCGGTGGAGCGCGGGCGCTGCCTGACACGGCTTTTCCATCTGGTGGAGAAGCACGGCGAGGAACTGGCAGCACTCGAATCGCGCGACACCGGCAAGCCGATCCGCCAGGGCAAGGCCGATGTGACCGCCACCATGCGCTATTACGAGTTTTACGGCGGCGCGGCCGACAAGATTCACGGCGACACGATCCCGTTTCTCGACGGCTACACAGCGCTGACGCTGCGCGAGCCGCATGGCGTGGTGGTGGGCATCACGCCGTGGAACTACCCGATGCAGATTCTCGCCCGTGTTGTGGGCGCGGCGCTTGCCATGGGCAACACGCTGGTGGTGAAGCCCGCCGAGGACGCATCGCTGACCACGATCCGCATCGCCGAGCTGGCGCATGAGGCGGGCATTCCCGAAGGCGTGTTCAACGTGATCACCGGTTATGGCCGCAGCGCCGGTGCCGCGCTTTCCGCGCATCCGCTGGTGGATTACGTTACGTTCACCGGTTCGCCGATGACCGGCACGGCCATCCAGCAGGCAGCCGCCGTGAACAATCGCGGCGTGACCATGGAACTGGGCGGCAAGTCGCCCCAGATCGTGTTTGCCGATGCGGATATCGAGGCGGCGCTTCCGGTGCTCGTCAATGCCATCATCCAGAATGGCGGGCAGACCTGCTCTGCCGGCAGCCGCGTGCTGATCGAAAAGCCGATTTACGACAAGGTGGCTTCGGCTCTTGCGGAACGTTTCTCAAAGCTGGTGGCCGGCCCGCACGATGCCGATCTCGATATTGGCCCGCTGGTCAACCCGGCGCAGCGCGACAAGGTTTCAGGTTTCATCGCGGCGGCAATGGAAGCAGGCATCCCGCTTCTGGCCGAGGGCATGGTGCATCCGGACGCGCCGGAAGGCGGCTATTATCAGGCGCCGGCGCTTTTCGGTGCGGTCGACCCCAAGGCGGCACTTGCGCAGGAAGAGGTGTTCGGACCTGTTCTTTCGCTCTTTCCCTTCGAGGATGAGGCCGATGCCATCCGCCTTGCCAACGACACGGAGTTCGGCCTCGTGGCCGGCGTGTGGACACGCGACGGCGCGCGCCAGCACCGTGTGGCCAAGCGCGTGCGTGCCGGCCAGGTCTTCGTGAATGGCTACGGCGCGGGCGGCGGGATCGAGCTGCCCTTTGGCGGGTTCAAGAAATCCGGCCACGGGCGCGAAAAGGGCTTTGAAGCCCTGTTCGACATGTCCGCGACAAAGACAATCGTTTTCAACCACGGCTAA
- a CDS encoding SDR family oxidoreductase gives MARLEGKVAVITGAASGFGAGMAKRFAEEGAKVIVADLNAKGAEKIAGEIGEAALPVTADVSMKADVDAMVDAAMQAHGRLDIMVNNAGYTHRNGPMLNVDEETFDLITAVNMKAIYHAAQAVVPIMDKQGGGSIITTASTAGLRPRPGLTWYNASKGWAITATKSMAVELAPQNIRVNCLCPVAGETGMLDQFMGEDTPEKRAQFRASIPLGRLSTPLDIANAALWLASDEAEFITGVALEVDGGRCI, from the coding sequence ATGGCACGACTTGAAGGCAAGGTCGCCGTCATCACCGGCGCGGCGTCCGGTTTTGGCGCTGGAATGGCAAAGCGTTTCGCCGAGGAAGGCGCGAAGGTCATTGTTGCTGATCTCAATGCGAAGGGTGCGGAAAAGATCGCCGGCGAGATTGGTGAGGCTGCGCTGCCCGTCACCGCCGATGTTTCCATGAAGGCCGATGTGGACGCGATGGTGGATGCCGCCATGCAGGCGCATGGCCGGCTCGACATCATGGTCAACAATGCGGGTTATACGCATCGCAACGGCCCCATGCTGAATGTCGATGAGGAGACCTTCGATCTCATCACCGCCGTCAACATGAAGGCAATCTATCATGCTGCACAGGCCGTCGTGCCGATCATGGACAAGCAGGGCGGGGGCTCGATCATCACCACTGCATCGACGGCCGGCCTGCGCCCGCGTCCGGGTCTCACCTGGTACAATGCCTCAAAGGGCTGGGCGATTACCGCCACAAAGTCGATGGCGGTGGAACTCGCGCCACAGAACATTCGCGTGAATTGTCTTTGCCCGGTAGCGGGTGAGACCGGCATGCTCGATCAGTTCATGGGCGAGGACACGCCGGAGAAGCGCGCGCAGTTCCGTGCATCCATTCCGCTCGGCCGGCTTTCCACACCGCTCGACATCGCCAATGCGGCCCTGTGGCTCGCTTCCGATGAAGCGGAGTTCATCACCGGTGTCGCGCTGGAAGTGGATGGCGGGCGCTGCATCTGA
- a CDS encoding SLC13 family permease: MTYEQIFLFSLLAVVFAFLVWGRIRYDLVAFAALIIAVAAGVVDAHDAFIGFGHEAVVIIALVLIVSRAMMNAGAVELIARFVLSSGRALSTHIGFMSVIGAGLSAVINNVAALVMLMTLDIEAAKKAKRPVSRSLMPLSFATILGGMITLIGTPPNIVIAEFRGRALGESFSMFDFSPVGIVCAIVGIAFVTTVGWRLIPDTGQAASVGEDGAAGLFVAEAGVKEKSSYIGKAVSELYPLADEHDVTVLGIVRRGKRLPGFAAGEELRKSDHVILEGDPKSIEAFIGAAGLDAPGSEEHGGIRGKSLVLVEAIVPDNAHMVGRTALDLRLLYRRGVTLLGVSRQGRRFRERVRKLVIKPGDVVLLLGPESRVNDAADWLGVLPLAEKSHTVIQRGKALFAVGVFAAAVALSVMGLIPLAVALAGAVAIYALFNVVGAREVYESVEWPVIVLLASLIPLGLALEDSGGTKLIADSILSLTGALPAWAILAILMIVTMTLSDFLNNVATALIAAPVGLSIAQGLDVSPDPFLMGVAVAASCAFLTPIGHKNNTIIMGPGGYRFGDYWRMGLPLEVLIIAVSVPAILFFWPL, encoded by the coding sequence ATGACCTATGAGCAGATCTTTCTTTTCAGTCTGCTGGCCGTCGTCTTTGCATTCCTTGTCTGGGGTCGCATTCGCTATGATCTGGTTGCTTTCGCCGCGCTGATCATTGCGGTAGCGGCGGGTGTCGTTGACGCGCATGACGCCTTTATCGGCTTCGGTCACGAGGCGGTGGTGATCATCGCGCTCGTGTTGATCGTCTCACGCGCAATGATGAACGCCGGTGCTGTGGAGCTGATCGCCCGCTTCGTGCTTTCTTCCGGGCGCGCACTTTCCACACATATCGGCTTCATGTCGGTGATCGGCGCGGGGCTTTCCGCCGTCATCAACAATGTGGCTGCATTGGTCATGTTGATGACGCTCGACATAGAGGCGGCGAAAAAGGCCAAACGCCCCGTCTCGCGGTCGCTGATGCCCCTTTCCTTTGCGACGATCCTCGGTGGCATGATCACGCTGATCGGCACGCCGCCCAACATCGTCATTGCCGAGTTTCGGGGGCGGGCGCTGGGCGAGTCTTTTTCCATGTTCGATTTTTCGCCAGTGGGCATCGTCTGCGCCATTGTTGGCATTGCCTTTGTCACCACGGTCGGATGGCGATTGATCCCCGATACAGGACAGGCCGCTTCTGTCGGTGAAGATGGTGCGGCAGGGTTGTTTGTCGCCGAGGCGGGGGTCAAGGAGAAATCAAGCTATATCGGCAAGGCGGTCAGCGAACTCTACCCACTTGCCGATGAACACGATGTGACCGTTCTCGGTATCGTGCGTCGCGGCAAGCGTCTGCCGGGATTTGCCGCCGGCGAGGAACTGCGCAAGAGCGATCACGTCATTCTTGAAGGCGATCCGAAATCCATTGAAGCGTTCATAGGTGCTGCCGGCCTGGATGCACCGGGGTCCGAGGAGCATGGCGGCATTCGCGGCAAGTCTCTCGTGCTGGTGGAGGCCATCGTACCTGACAATGCGCATATGGTCGGGCGCACCGCACTTGACCTGCGGCTTCTTTATCGCCGCGGCGTGACGCTTCTGGGTGTTTCGCGTCAGGGACGCCGGTTCCGCGAGCGGGTGCGCAAGCTCGTCATCAAGCCGGGCGACGTGGTGCTTCTTCTGGGGCCCGAAAGCCGCGTGAATGATGCAGCCGACTGGCTGGGCGTACTGCCGCTGGCTGAAAAGAGCCACACGGTGATCCAGCGCGGCAAGGCGTTGTTTGCCGTTGGCGTTTTTGCGGCTGCGGTGGCGCTTTCCGTGATGGGACTAATTCCGCTTGCCGTGGCGCTGGCCGGGGCAGTCGCCATCTATGCGCTGTTCAATGTGGTTGGCGCGCGCGAAGTTTATGAATCCGTTGAATGGCCGGTAATCGTGCTGCTGGCCTCGCTCATTCCGCTTGGGCTCGCGCTCGAGGATTCCGGCGGTACCAAGCTGATTGCCGATTCCATCCTCTCGCTGACGGGAGCGCTACCCGCCTGGGCGATCCTTGCGATCCTGATGATCGTGACGATGACGCTTTCGGATTTCTTGAACAATGTGGCGACGGCGCTGATTGCTGCTCCGGTGGGGCTTTCCATAGCGCAGGGTCTCGACGTTTCGCCGGACCCCTTCCTTATGGGTGTTGCCGTGGCGGCTTCCTGTGCCTTCCTGACGCCCATCGGTCACAAGAACAACACGATCATCATGGGGCCGGGTGGCTATCGCTTCGGCGATTACTGGCGCATGGGGTTGCCGCTGGAAGTGTTGATCATTGCGGTGTCGGTGCCGGCGATCTTGTTCTTCTGGCCATTGTAG
- a CDS encoding NAD(P)/FAD-dependent oxidoreductase, giving the protein MPYQSPVSPGLSWYEATVGARPEYPALDDDCRVDVAVIGGGFTGLSAAAHLAKAGVNVALIEAHRFGDGASGRNGGQLGTGQRAWAEELEAELGLTRAKALFDLAEEAKAHLIDFAAANAIEIDYRPGQMSVVHKKRYLDEYRRHADIMRDRFDYPHIRYMEATETAERLGSTRYYGGIRDTGTGHIHPLKLVVGTARVAAEAGAQLFEGTPATKIASDRGGVRIETPRGTITAEKCLIATNAYGGNLEAKSAAHVMPIGSFIGATAPLGDDSPVLPGGEAVDDSRFVVRYFRRSADGRLLFGGREIYAPGEDTAIHHHIRRQIAELYPALSDVELTHAWGGYVGITVPRKPYVREVMPNVISAGGYSGHGVMLSNFVGKLYAETVCGNRNRLRLFEELKIPPFPGGRRLRPILMFLALNWYALRDRL; this is encoded by the coding sequence ATGCCCTACCAGTCGCCCGTATCGCCCGGCCTCTCCTGGTATGAAGCGACCGTTGGCGCGCGTCCTGAATATCCAGCCCTTGATGACGATTGCCGCGTCGATGTCGCTGTCATCGGCGGTGGGTTCACCGGTCTTTCGGCAGCGGCACACCTGGCCAAGGCGGGCGTCAATGTCGCGCTGATCGAGGCGCATCGTTTCGGTGACGGCGCATCAGGCCGCAATGGCGGGCAGCTTGGCACGGGCCAGCGCGCTTGGGCGGAGGAGCTGGAAGCGGAACTCGGCCTAACCCGCGCCAAAGCCCTGTTCGACCTCGCCGAAGAGGCAAAGGCCCATCTCATCGATTTCGCCGCCGCCAACGCCATCGAGATCGACTATCGACCCGGCCAGATGTCGGTGGTTCACAAGAAGCGCTATCTGGACGAATATCGCCGGCATGCCGACATCATGCGCGACCGCTTCGACTATCCGCACATTCGTTACATGGAAGCTACCGAAACCGCAGAACGCCTCGGTTCGACACGCTATTACGGGGGCATTCGCGACACCGGCACCGGCCATATCCACCCACTCAAACTGGTGGTCGGCACCGCGCGTGTGGCCGCGGAGGCTGGCGCACAGCTCTTTGAAGGCACCCCCGCCACGAAGATCGCCTCGGATCGCGGAGGCGTTCGCATCGAGACTCCGCGCGGCACCATCACCGCCGAAAAATGCCTCATCGCCACCAATGCCTATGGCGGCAATCTGGAAGCGAAGAGTGCGGCCCACGTCATGCCCATCGGCTCGTTCATCGGCGCAACAGCCCCGCTCGGCGACGACAGCCCGGTGCTGCCGGGCGGTGAGGCGGTGGACGATTCCCGGTTCGTGGTGCGTTATTTCCGGCGCTCTGCCGACGGTCGCCTTCTCTTTGGCGGGCGGGAAATCTATGCCCCGGGCGAAGACACGGCGATCCACCACCATATCCGCCGCCAGATCGCCGAACTTTACCCGGCGCTGAGCGATGTGGAGCTCACCCATGCATGGGGTGGTTATGTGGGCATCACCGTGCCCCGAAAGCCCTATGTGCGCGAGGTCATGCCGAACGTGATTTCCGCCGGCGGCTATTCGGGCCATGGCGTCATGCTGTCGAATTTTGTCGGCAAACTCTATGCCGAAACCGTGTGTGGAAACCGCAACCGCTTACGTCTCTTCGAAGAGCTGAAGATACCGCCCTTCCCCGGCGGTCGGCGCCTGCGCCCGATCCTGATGTTCCTGGCCCTCAACTGGTACGCCCTGCGCGATCGGCTTTAG
- a CDS encoding glutamine synthetase family protein gives MPDRKKLARRAGRGESVRAPAFLKNLRGVKDWKQATAWLEWRGIEDIECITPDQAGVARGKMMPSKKFTSNTSLALPSAVFMTTISGEYPENSGDFVYPEDDGDLKLVPDLSTLSSVPWESDPTAQVICDLVHQDGRDVAFSPRNVLKRVVAEYAKHGLKPIVAPEIEFYLVHKNPDPDYPLTPPVGRSGRPIGGGQGYSIAGVNEFDELIDDIYHFSEGQGLEIDTLIHEEGAGQLEINLRHGDPIELADQVFMFKRTIREAALKHDTYATFMAKPIQNQPGSAMHIHQSVVSLKNGQNVFSDEKGEETDTFRHFIGGLQRHIPNALIMLAPYVNSYRRLTQGTAVPVNTRWGYDNRTTAFRVPRSDPAARRVENRIPSSDANPYLALAASLACGLVGILEKNNPDAPAGTAVNQDEIELPRGLLEAVALFEDDVSLKEMLGAPFVSTFAAIKRAEFETFMKVISPWEREYLLLNV, from the coding sequence ATGCCTGACAGGAAGAAGCTAGCCCGCCGCGCCGGTCGAGGTGAATCCGTTCGCGCGCCCGCATTTCTGAAGAATCTTCGCGGTGTGAAGGACTGGAAGCAGGCCACGGCCTGGCTGGAATGGCGTGGCATCGAGGACATTGAGTGCATCACGCCCGATCAGGCCGGCGTTGCCCGTGGCAAGATGATGCCCTCCAAGAAGTTCACGTCCAACACCTCTCTGGCGCTGCCCTCGGCCGTGTTCATGACCACGATCTCAGGAGAATACCCCGAAAACAGCGGCGATTTCGTTTATCCGGAAGACGATGGCGACCTCAAGCTTGTGCCGGATCTTTCCACGCTCTCTTCGGTTCCGTGGGAGAGCGATCCGACCGCGCAGGTGATCTGCGACCTTGTGCATCAGGATGGGCGCGACGTCGCGTTCAGCCCGCGCAACGTCTTGAAGCGCGTGGTCGCCGAATATGCGAAACACGGCCTGAAGCCTATCGTCGCGCCAGAAATCGAGTTCTATCTCGTCCACAAGAACCCGGATCCGGATTATCCACTGACACCCCCGGTCGGACGCTCCGGTCGGCCCATCGGTGGCGGTCAGGGTTATTCCATTGCCGGCGTCAACGAGTTCGACGAGCTGATCGACGACATCTACCATTTCTCCGAGGGCCAGGGGCTCGAGATCGACACGTTGATCCATGAAGAAGGGGCAGGCCAGCTCGAGATCAACCTGCGCCATGGCGACCCGATCGAGCTTGCCGATCAGGTCTTCATGTTCAAGCGCACGATCCGTGAGGCGGCGCTGAAACACGATACCTACGCCACCTTCATGGCCAAGCCGATCCAGAACCAGCCGGGCTCCGCGATGCACATCCACCAGTCTGTGGTGTCGCTCAAAAACGGCCAGAACGTCTTCTCCGATGAAAAGGGTGAAGAGACGGACACATTCCGCCATTTCATCGGCGGTCTGCAAAGGCATATTCCCAACGCGCTCATCATGCTGGCGCCCTATGTAAATTCCTATCGCCGGCTCACACAGGGCACCGCGGTTCCCGTCAACACGCGCTGGGGCTATGACAACCGCACCACGGCCTTCCGCGTGCCGCGTTCGGATCCCGCCGCGCGGCGCGTTGAAAACCGCATTCCGTCCTCCGACGCCAATCCCTATCTGGCGCTGGCCGCCTCGCTCGCCTGCGGCCTTGTCGGCATTCTGGAAAAGAACAATCCCGATGCCCCCGCCGGCACCGCCGTCAATCAGGACGAGATCGAACTACCGCGCGGCCTTCTGGAAGCCGTCGCCCTGTTTGAGGATGATGTGAGCCTCAAGGAGATGCTCGGCGCCCCCTTCGTCTCCACCTTCGCGGCGATCAAGCGGGCCGAATTCGAGACCTTCATGAAGGTCATCAGCCCGTGGGAGCGCGAGTACCTGCTGCTCAACGTTTAG
- a CDS encoding response regulator yields the protein MAEKDAIDQLAAATESAVTATCAADPTQALVIAASPVNRIVLSRIAQRAYLRVQAMDPEEARRILSSASPRSRPGLVIVDIDAQVQPSDTLFLHLEQHRNASPRRLPLVITIIPSRLGAVPQAEHVDAHVVRPVTPEALQPVIQRLLTALQT from the coding sequence ATGGCAGAGAAAGATGCAATCGATCAGCTCGCAGCCGCCACGGAGAGTGCGGTGACAGCGACCTGCGCTGCCGACCCAACGCAGGCCTTGGTGATTGCAGCTTCTCCAGTCAATCGGATCGTGCTTTCGCGGATTGCCCAGCGCGCCTATCTCAGGGTTCAGGCAATGGATCCGGAGGAAGCGCGACGCATCTTGTCATCGGCGTCCCCGCGATCCCGTCCGGGTCTCGTGATCGTCGATATCGATGCCCAGGTGCAGCCTTCGGACACGCTTTTCCTACACCTGGAACAACATAGAAACGCCTCGCCGCGGCGGCTTCCTCTCGTCATCACGATCATCCCTTCCCGCCTCGGCGCGGTTCCCCAGGCTGAGCATGTGGATGCGCACGTGGTCCGACCGGTAACGCCAGAAGCCCTGCAGCCGGTCATTCAGCGCCTGTTGACCGCCCTTCAGACATGA
- the aceA gene encoding isocitrate lyase encodes MMTDFYNLVPGATEGRFDGIERPYTAQDVQRLRGSISVHHTLAEEGAKRLWKLIHEEDFVNALGALSGNQAMQMVRAGLKAIYLSGWQVAADANTASAMYPDQSLYPSNAGPELAKRINRTLQRADQIETAEGNGLSVDTWFAPIVADAEAGFGGPLNAFELMKAYIEAGAAGVHFEDQLASEKKCGHLGGKVLIPTAQHIRNLDAARLAADVMGVPSLVIARTDAEAAKLLTSDIDERDQPFVDYEAGRTVEGFYRVKNGLDACIARAVAYAPHTDLIWCETSKPDLEQARKFAEGVHKAYPGKLLAYNCSPSFNWKKNLDDATIARFQRELGAMGYKFQFITLAGFHQLNFGMFELARGYKDRQMAAYSELQEAEFAAEANGYTATKHQREVGTGYFDAVSMAITGGQSSTTAMKESTETAQFRPAAE; translated from the coding sequence CCGGGCGCAACGGAAGGACGTTTCGATGGCATCGAACGTCCTTACACAGCGCAGGACGTCCAGCGTCTTCGCGGCTCGATTTCGGTCCACCATACATTGGCCGAAGAGGGCGCAAAGCGCCTTTGGAAGCTCATCCATGAAGAGGATTTCGTCAACGCGCTCGGCGCGCTCTCCGGCAATCAGGCCATGCAGATGGTCCGCGCCGGGCTGAAAGCGATCTACCTCTCCGGCTGGCAGGTCGCAGCCGATGCCAACACGGCTTCAGCCATGTATCCCGACCAGTCGCTCTACCCGTCCAATGCTGGCCCGGAACTCGCCAAGCGCATCAACCGCACGCTCCAGCGCGCTGACCAGATCGAGACGGCGGAGGGCAATGGCCTATCGGTCGACACGTGGTTCGCGCCCATCGTTGCCGATGCGGAAGCCGGCTTCGGCGGTCCGCTCAATGCCTTCGAACTGATGAAGGCCTATATCGAGGCTGGTGCGGCCGGCGTCCACTTCGAGGACCAGCTTGCATCTGAAAAGAAGTGCGGTCATCTGGGCGGCAAGGTGCTGATCCCCACGGCGCAGCACATCCGCAATCTGGATGCCGCTCGCCTTGCAGCCGACGTCATGGGTGTGCCGAGCCTGGTCATCGCCCGCACCGATGCCGAGGCCGCCAAGCTGCTCACCTCCGACATCGACGAGCGCGACCAGCCCTTCGTCGACTATGAGGCCGGCCGCACGGTCGAGGGCTTCTACCGCGTGAAGAACGGGCTGGATGCCTGCATTGCCCGCGCTGTCGCCTATGCGCCGCACACAGATCTCATTTGGTGCGAAACATCGAAACCGGATCTGGAGCAGGCGCGCAAATTCGCCGAGGGCGTTCACAAAGCTTATCCGGGCAAGCTGCTTGCCTACAATTGCTCGCCCTCCTTCAACTGGAAGAAGAACCTGGACGACGCGACCATCGCCAGGTTCCAGCGCGAGCTTGGTGCCATGGGCTACAAGTTCCAGTTCATCACGCTTGCCGGCTTCCATCAGCTCAACTTCGGCATGTTCGAGCTGGCGCGCGGCTACAAGGACCGGCAGATGGCGGCCTATTCGGAGCTGCAGGAAGCCGAGTTTGCGGCCGAAGCCAATGGCTACACGGCCACCAAGCACCAGCGCGAAGTGGGTACCGGCTATTTCGACGCCGTGTCCATGGCCATCACCGGCGGACAGTCTTCGACCACTGCCATGAAGGAATCCACTGAAACTGCCCAATTCCGCCCGGCGGCGGAATAA